A stretch of DNA from Zootoca vivipara chromosome 16, rZooViv1.1, whole genome shotgun sequence:
GTTCCCTGCACTCAACTGAAACGGCCCTCTGGAAACTACTGGACTCTTCCATGGGCTTCTATTCGGTCCTCATCCACTTTGACCCTTTGATACAGTCTGGAATTGGTTGGTAAGGGGCAGGTGATGGTTGCAGAAGCAGGGGGAAAACAAAGCAATCTTTGTGAGGAAAATGGACTGGGGAGCTCCCCGCTCCCCTCTCCAAAAATTGCAACGAGCAATGTTTCCTTAGTAGACAATTCCTTGGGACCACACACAGTAGTCTGTTGGTGGCTACATCATTGTTCATTTTATCACAATCAATTGGAGGATTGCAAATTGGAATGAAGAACATGCACTTCTGCCTTGTGTTTTCAGATGGGATTCATTCACCTACCAGCaagttcaggttgtgcaattTACCATAAGTTGATTTGGAGCTCTGGCGTAACACTTCTGCTCTCTGCCCGCCAAGGAATTTTTCCAAtagggaaagtgacaggaaaatgcaccgGGAAATGTGGGATAATGCTTGCTTGGTACATGGGAAGGACGTGGGATAGCTCAGAGgatagcatgagactcttaacctcagggtcttgagtttgtttgtttgttgttgtttttaaatagtttttattaagttttataaaaagaaaagaataacttCCATACATTATTATAACATCAATATTcaaaaattcagaaataaaagaagaagagttaaaagaaaaaaacaacatatacattccattttttctcattttagtAAGGGACTTCCCCGAGTCCCCCTTCTAACAgttcattgcatatcattcttgacaaattctatatcttattttccaaacctaattacatccttttctcaattttacaactcactataatattctaacctattttcaattatatctcacttaatttcttaacctgcaacttcacaatgGCTTATAATTCTCATCATACATCAattctgcaatattttttataagaaattctaaatttctttcattcctcttccaccttctcctctccctgctcGCGTAGTCTTCCAgtcagatcagcaagttccatataatccacagggtcttgagtttgagccccatttgggcataagattcctgcattgcagcaggttggactagatggcccttgtggccctgtccaactctgcaatattctACAAGAAggttgtataacctccctgcaaacagatgaatgctcagtaaatactGAACATGCACCCAATGCATTTCAAATCCTGAGTTTTTAATCCATGTTCACACAATGTTATCCAAGATGTGTATGTACTGTATACTGCACTTCGTTGTGGGATCGGTGCACCAAATGTAGTGTCTATATATGATGTCAGCATTTTCAAAATGCCAGTCGCCGTGCCCCTCTGCTCCACTTCTTCTACCAATACattggtggtggggaacctgctGGTAACAATCCATTTGCAAAACCCGAATGACCTGCTTGCAATACTAAACTCTGTCTGAGAGCACCTTTAgtctcccatcaacccccacttcaagcccccttcccccccccccatggagtcTGGCTTAAGCCGTTCGTCTTTTATCCTTCAATTAAAATTAAGCCAAAGGAATCACAAATGCTTTTAATCACATCGATCCCTTGTGACACAGGCTTTCCTGTTTGTTGTCCCTGCAATTGCTGAAATTCGACTTGTACAGTCCTCAAAGCAGGGACCtgcatttcttccctttcctttttgctcagcatgtacagtggtgcaaTAAAAGTACCACCCTAGTCACCATTGCCACCATCGCCAGAAGCCTGCATTGCAAATATATGCACATATCTCACCACACaagtaaaaatgaaatgaaactccACCCACACAATGCGTTTCAGTAGTTGGCAGCTGGGTAACATGCGATTTTATTTCCTTACCGTATTATGGATTGGGAAAATCCAAGTGAAAATGGGGGATAGTGTGGGATGCCATGTGGCTGAGAAGAACACAAGTTACATGTGAGAGGCATCCAATCCACTTTAAGTTGcagttgaagtgcagagtgtttgagcaCTAGGactttcgcagggaaaccaaaatgctttttaacaaagctattgtactatcaaccttactgtatgcctgtggaccacttataaacaccatctccaactcctcgaaatatTCCagcaacagtgtctccgaaattttttacacatcacttgggaagacaagagaactaatgccagtgtactggaagaagcaaagatcaccagtgttgaagcaatgattcttcaacatcaacttctttgGACTGGTCGTGTTGTATGGatacctgattatcgtcttccaaagcaactactctattctgaacttaaaaatggtaagcgtaatgctggtggtcaacaaaagaggtttaaagactctcccaaggcaaatcttaaaaaaagttGTATAAACaacgacaactgggaaacactggcctgagagcattccaattggagaacagcctttacccaaaggtgtcatgggctttgaagatgctcaaactcaggatgaaagggagaaacatgctaagaggaaggcacaatgatcaactcctgcccggaaacctaagTCCCCACTGTGCAAGGACGTgtgcatccagaattggcctccacagtcagctACGGACCCACGGTTAAAacggtgtttatggaagacaatcttacttggctacgagtgatcgctaaagaagaagaCAATGCCAAGGGTGTTGAAACAGATTACAGTAGTCATGTAAACATACTCCCTACAGGTCTGAAACTGCCTCCATACATCCATGTTCTAAGAGGCTTTACCCCCTTTACAGTTTTGTTTCATCACATCCCGCGCCCCTTTGTTTATCATTCAGAAATTCCTAGCAAGCACTTTTTGCAGTAGTCACCAGTCGGAGAGCCCACCCGTGCTTATATTTCCGAATCTTCAATGGGGCTGTTCAAAAATATCTTAGGGGGAACAAATGGCAAGCCCTCGTAGGGGAGGATTAAGGTTTGGACCGGGAATCCTCGCTTGGCACTTGTTGCCTGGTAGGACTTACTTTCAGTTACCCGATTCTGAAGTGTTCCCATTTCAGAGTCCCAAGCTTGCGCCCTCCTCAGTTTATTAAAAGTGTTTCGGAAGCCCTCTGTGTTGAAGTAATAGATCAGGGGGTCCAGAGTGCAGTTCATACTGGCCAATATCACAGTGATGACCAGGGCCTGCCGTACCGAATCCTTCATTTGCACGTCAGTCTTGATCAGCTGGGCTTTTATCAGCCCATACGCTGCCAGAACAACGTTGTAGGGCACAAAGCAGATAATGAAGATGACCAGGTTGACCACTAGCATGCGAAGCGTCTTCCGTTGGCGCAGGCTCTGCATCCCACCAGCCTGGCACAGTTTCTGGAAGATTCGGACTGAGCAGTAGGAAACGGAGGTCAGGGGCAGAAGAAAGCCAAGGATCTCCGCGAGGATGATCAAGGGGAGGAGCTCTTTCTGCCACAGGCCCTCACTGAAGTTCTCGAAGCAAAGAGTGATGGTCGTCCTGTCTTTGACACAGGAAGTGGATTTGTGGACATAAGCCACGGGAATAGAGCCCACCAGGATAAGCACCCAGACCACAAGGCAGACAATCCGAGCTAGCCTGGGGCGCCGGAGGTGGCGCCAGCGAAGCGGGTGGACAATCGCCACATAGCGGTCCAAGTTGATGCACATCAGGAAGAGGCAGCTACCATACATGTTGATTTGGAAGACAGAGCCAGAGACCTGGCAGAGGAATTCTCTAAAGGGCCACTGCTCCGTGGAATAGTAGTAAATACGGAAGGGCAAAGAAATGGTGAACAGGAGGTCGCTTGCGGCCAAGTTAAGCATGTAGATGCTCACCACCGACTTGAGTTTCAGGTAGTTCAAGAAGATCCAGATAGCGGCCACATTGAGCAGCAAACCTGCGGTGAAGATCAGGCTGTAGCCGATCAGGTGCAGCCGGTGGTTGGCACTGTGGTCCTTGCAAATCACGCTCTGTGTGACGTTGGCCAATGACATGCCTGTGAAGCATCTGAGGGCCTCAGTCCTGCTGTTCAGGGTGCTTGGAGACAATCTCCTTCAAAGGAAAGGGCGCGCAATTCTCAAGCTGGCGatcctttcttcatttcatttctagcAGTTGCTGCTGCTAGATGGTTCTCTTCCCAGCATTCCTACCTGAGCCTCCAGGCCCCAGGAACTGTCAGAGACGGGAAGGTGGGCTCCATTCATGATCATACAGAATGATGAGTCTGGAAGAGTACGAAAAATATAGCTTTTAACTGTAGCATACTCACATCAAGAAAAGTGAGGAATTCAGTCACAGGAGTGGGGAAATGCACataaggaggaaggaaaaggcaaCAGGTAGATAGATACAGCATGTTGTTATTAAAATATTCAGAAAGTGCACAAGGTTCATCCAGATTTTCCTCTCTGCTATTGATCAGCTAATTTGGTAGCTAGCTACACAGAGGAGGGGGAGCTTAACCCTGTCCCTACCCCTCTTTATGCAGCAGAAAAAATTCATGCCTGGGGTAGGTCCTCTTTTTGCTTCTCCAGGTTCTGATAATAGGGTGGTGCCATCACTGAGAATACCCATAACATCCTCAAGAATTTTTGGGTGGGGTTGAACTATCAGATAATGAATtcctttgactcccccccccccccgccataaaTCTTGGCTCAATTCAGAGAGCATGTCAACACTGCATGCACAAACCACAGCTGGCAGTTTCACTTCAAACTATGACTTCCGATTCTGCTATCTCTTGACAGGAAGAGGTAAGATTCATTTGCTGTGTCTGGGTGTCTGAATTAAGCTTTCGTTGAAGTGGGAGAAAACAGCAAGTAAAACCATTAATGAAGTGTTGGGTgagttcccacaaggcaagacacagcgaTAACGGCAAGACCCTTTactgaactacataactgggaaacaggcaaagcaactgcttatatacattcctgaaagcctgagccactcccactcccaccgTGATTGGCTGCCTAACATCACAACtcaagagttcaagggccaatggcagaggcccaaatcctaaaacgttctgtgattggacatcatgtacctaatcagaacacaggaggtcagaatccttagtccagactcaagctcaggcaaacacagaccattGAATACATAACAATTATTATActagactttaaaaaaatgaaagaaatggcACACTTCATTATGGAAATCCAAGCTTGGGGAAGCTGCCCTAGCCAGATATCGAGCATTATTATGGTTTTTGACCTCTTATCCTACTGGATAGACTTCCCCAACTTGACCGTGCACTTAGATTAGtagatttccttttcctttttatcaTTATTCTCCACTAGGTGTTGATTTGGCAGGCCCTTCCTTGAGGCAGTGAGGAAGCTACAATCACAGGGTACAAATACATTGTCTCCAAAACACAGGAGCCCTTTCAAACACTCCTTGCATGTTGTGTTCAAACAAATCTCTGTTAAtcacaaaacattaattaaaaactAGAAACATGGGAATCTGTGCCATACCCTAAACCAATTATGGGGAAAAGATCTATGCGAAAAAGCAATACTGCTTAATGGGTTACAATTTGGTGCAAACCCCGCCCCCCACAACCCAACAACATTCAAACTGATGTCTGCGAGACAGGAAAGTATGTCCACATGTGGAATCGAGCTCCTCAATTCTTCCGATCATTCTGGAAGGAAGTCTTTGAagagctagctagctagctagcatgATGACAACCCAACAAATTCCTATGAAACttcgaatggctctttcccccctaTATAGTAGAGAAGAA
This window harbors:
- the LPAR5 gene encoding lysophosphatidic acid receptor 5, producing the protein MSLANVTQSVICKDHSANHRLHLIGYSLIFTAGLLLNVAAIWIFLNYLKLKSVVSIYMLNLAASDLLFTISLPFRIYYYSTEQWPFREFLCQVSGSVFQINMYGSCLFLMCINLDRYVAIVHPLRWRHLRRPRLARIVCLVVWVLILVGSIPVAYVHKSTSCVKDRTTITLCFENFSEGLWQKELLPLIILAEILGFLLPLTSVSYCSVRIFQKLCQAGGMQSLRQRKTLRMLVVNLVIFIICFVPYNVVLAAYGLIKAQLIKTDVQMKDSVRQALVITVILASMNCTLDPLIYYFNTEGFRNTFNKLRRAQAWDSEMGTLQNRVTESKSYQATSAKRGFPVQTLILPYEGLPFVPPKIFLNSPIEDSEI